The segment CGATGCCGAGAACCGCGAGATGCTTGTTGAGGCGGCACAGGCCGACGCCGCCGAAGGGGGCGATGCCAACGAAAAGCGTGTAGTTGCCAAGATTGCCGCCAAATACAAGCACTATCAGGCAGCAGTCGACGCATGGACGAAGCGCGAAAACGAGAAAGCCGCACGCTTGCAACCGTTACGCGCACGGCTCGACGTGCTCGAGGAGGCATGCCGTGTCGCGGAGGCAAACGCTGCGGAGGCCGAACGCGAAGAGGCTGAATCGCGACTCTTGGACCTGCAACCAAAGTACGGGCAAATTGTCGGCGCTGCGCTCGACCTGTGGGCGCATATGCAAGCGCTTTCAGAGATTGCCGGCCGATCACTTGGCAGCGTCATTCCGCCGTTATTTCAGGCAACCGGATTGCCTGAAGGTGACGATCTGGAACTGCCGGAAGGTTTTTACTTCGATCAATACTCGCGTGAAATCAAGTTCAATTCGATGAGCGGCGCTATACGCGCGCGCGAAGCCGCCATCGTTGCCGAATGGCGCGCAGTGTGAACAGTCAATGCCGGGGTGCTGCTGTGAATACAAGACCTGCGCGAGCGGGGAATAGCAGCATGGGCAAAGCTCGCTCAGTTGGGCAGCCCGGCGCCACTTCATCACCCCGCCGCGCCCTTGCGCTGTTTCGTAGCCGCTTTCGCTTCGAGCGGCGCTGCACTCAACCGAATGCCGAGTGCGCGCACAACCCGAATGATCGTGGCGAATTCGGGATTGCCGCCCGCCGACAACGCCCGGTAGAGCCCTTCGCGGCTCAGGCCCGAGTCGCGGGCGAGCTGCGTCATGCCGCGCGCCCTGGCTATGTCGTTGAGAGCGGCGCGAATCAGGCTGCCGTCGCCCGGGTCATCGTCCATGCACGCCTCAAGGTAGAGCACTGCGGCTTCGTCGGTTTGCAGATAATCAACGGGGTCCCAGCGGGTAAATTTCTCGGCCATATCTCAACCCTCCCATTCCTGCGCGATCTTCCGGGCTCGCTTGATATCGGCCGCCTGGGTTCGCTTGTCACCACCGGCCAACAACACGACAACCAACGGCCCGCGCCGCATGAAATACACGCGATAGCCGGGCCCGTAGTCGATCCGCAACTCGCTGAGCCCGTCGCCAACGGGGCGCACGTCGCCTGCATTGCCTTCGGACAGACGACGCACCCGCGCACTGATCCGCGCCACGGCCCGTTGATCTGTGAGTGCCGCGACCCAGCGCCGGAATGTGTCGCTTTGGATGATATCGAGCATACGAGCACTGTAACCCATAGATTACGCGCACACAATGCGTACCCTGTTGCACGCACGCGCAACGTGTGCCATGCTGGCCCTGCCAGTCATGGACTGGTGGGGAGTGAAGGCCCCTTGTACAGCGGAAGCCGCGCCCGACAGAATGCGGCTTTTTCATGCCCGGCGCTTATGCCGGGAGGGCGGCGGCGATACAAGACCCGCAAGGGGAAACCCGCCCGCCGTCTGTGCACGGCCTTCAACCTCCCGGCACCATTCGCGGGGTTGTGTGAAGGCGACTCCGCGAGTGTTTCAACACTACTCGCACAGGAGTTGCCCATATGACCACCCATCAAGACCGTACACCGTCCACGCCAGCCGTGGACCGCATCACTTACGACATCAGCCGCCACCTTCCCGAGATCGAACAACGGGGCTGCACGATTGCCACGGCCTACGGCGAAATCGTCGTCGAGGCATGGGAGGCAAGACACATTGCCCGCGCGGTAGAGCGCATCCTGTCGTGCCGGTTGCGGATCGCGCTACGCAGCGCACGCGACGAAGCACTTGCAGCCGGCGAAAACGTCGTCGGGGGTGCGGTATGAGCACCAAGCACGCCGACAAAATCACCGATCTGCACCCGATTGATTCGTTGCCCTTCGTGACCCCGCGCAAGGGTAGGCGTTCTCGATCGCACTGGCCGGCAGACTTCGATCAATCCGATTACTGCGAAGGCTTCCACGAAGGCCAGTTATGGGCGCTGGCACTGGCGCGCCATCACGCGCAGCACAACCCGGAAGGCCCCTGGAATCTGTTGTCGTCAATCATTCAAGAAGCTACCGGCGTCGAAAAAATCCCGCGCCAGTTGGCCGGCATGCTGTGGGAGCTTGGCGCGATGGCTGGCGCCTGCGCAAAGCACCTGGACCTTGCCGCTTACGAATCGTCCTTGCGCGAGCGGCACGCAATCGATCAAGCGCAAGTTGCTGACGCGCTACGCCAAGAGAAGGCGCGCAGGGATGCGCAGTTAGCACGCGCACGTGAAGCGAAGGCAGCGAAACGCCGCACAGGCACCGCGACCAGATCCACGAAGAGGGCGACCGCATGACCACCACGACCACGAAGAAACGCACTACCGCAGAGACTCCCCCGGCAACGGGGGCTGCCATAGTCCGGTATGCCGACCTGCATGCGATCGTCGGATTGTCACGCGCACAAATTTCCCGCCTGGTCCGCGCAGGGAAGTTCCCGCTGCCTGTCCCGCTGGGACCGAATTCGGTGGGCTTCTTGCGCTCGGAGATCGACGCCTGGCTTGCCGAGCGCGCAAGTCCCGAGTACCGGGAACACGAACTCAACCGACGACTGGAGGCGCTCGAACTGCGCCGCAAGGCGCCTCAAGGGAAGCGCAAGGAAGCGCGAGAGCCAACGGCATGAACACTGATAGGAGCACTGGCATGAATACTGGCATGAACACTGGCATGAACACTGATAGGAGCACTGACATGAACACCATGCCTTCCGCGTGTTCAGCGTGCGCGGTACCACTCAATCAGTCGTCAATCTATGAGGCGGTGATGGTTGATGGCTATGGATGGTTCGTGCTTTGCAATGACTGTTCTCCTGAGTACATCGGCCAAGCGCCAGCCGATGAACCACGAGCAACCCACCACCAGGCATGAACATCGACGACACCACGGCTGCGGCGCAGCGTCACCGGCTGTTACAGGCGCTCAAGCGTGGCCCTGTGACCACGCTTGAGGCGCGCGAGAGCCTGAACGTTTACCACCCAGCCGCCCGCGTGCTGGAGCTGCGCGACGCCGGAAACCGGATTGTCACCGCATGGGTGACCGCACCCGATGCGTGGGGGCGCCCGCACCGTGTCGCCCGGTACGTGCTCGCTCGACTGGCGCGTACTGGCCGGAGTGTGTCGCCATGACTTGCGCGTGCGCATCGTGCGCCGCATCACTCGATCCGCCCGTCTGCGAGGCGTTCACGTTTGGTGGTTGGTGGTTCCCGCTTTGCGATGACTGCGCCCTGGAGTTCATCAGTCAGGTGCGGGCTGACAAACCGCTGAACCCCGGCATGGACCGGCGCATCACCGCATGGCTTGAAACCAATATTCCAGCCGCTGCGACCGCGACCCGGGCTTCACGTCCGCAGATGGTGCACTGATGGCAGTCAATCAAAGTATGGCGGAGGCGTCATCCGCCGGAAATTCGCGTAACGCATTGATCGAAAGGAGTTTCAGCCTATGCGCTGTCACTTTCCCGCCACATTTCCCGCCAATGAGTACGGGAGGGAGGCCGCACACATGAACACCACGGCCGAAATCACCGCCGCGTTTCGCGACGCCATGCACGGCGCAGGGATCACACCGCCAAACAGGATCGAGGCGGACGGCACGCTACACCGCTTCCACGTCGAAGGCGACCGCAGAGGCAGCCTTAACGGCTACTATCTGCTGCACCTCGACGGGCGACCCGCTGGCGGCTTTGGCTATTGGAAAAGCGGCACCCGCGCCACCTGGACGGCTGACGGCGAGCGACTGAGCGACGCGGAGCGCGAGCGCACGGCTCGGCTGATCGAGGCTGCCCGTGCGAAGGCGCAGGCCGAGCGACGAGCCGAGCACGAGGCCCGCGCGCTCGAGGCGCGGCGCGAATGGTCGCGCACCGTGGCACCCGATCCTGCGCACCCGTACCTGCTCACCAAGGGCGTACGGCCGCACAACCTGCGGCTGCTGGGGGCGTGTCTGATCGTGCCGCTGTACGACGCCTATGGGCTGCTGTGGAACGTGCAACGCATCCTGCCGGACGGCACCAAGCGGTTTCGTCCTGGTCGCGCTGGTGGGCTGTTCTCGCCCATTGGCGACCTGGTAGATCCGGTGCGGCTGCTGATCTGCGAGGGATGGGCGACCGGCGCCACGCTGCATGAGGAAACCGGGCACCCGGTCCTGTGCGCAATGAACGCCGGCAACCTGCTGCCTGTTGCGCGCGCTGCTCGCACCGCATGGCCGCGCGCAGAGCTGGTGATCTGCGCCGACAACGACCGCCACACGGCGGGCAATCCGGGCATCACCAAGGCGAGAGAGGCCGCAAAGGCCACCGGCGCAAGGCTGATCGTGCCGGAATTCCCGGACGACGCGCCCGGCACCGACTTCAACGACCTTGCGGCGCTGCGACGCAGGGAGCGTGCGGCATGATCGCGGATGCTGCTGCAAGCCCTGCACCTGTGCCTGTGCCTGTGCCTGTGCCGTTGATTGATTTTGATGCAATCGACGCAAGCACCGCCAGCGTTGGCGATGGCGTCGACGCTGTGCGATTCCCTGACGAGGATGAACGCCCATGCTGGCGCGTCTATGACGACTGGGAAAAGCTCGAGAGTGGGCGCAAGGTGCGGCCGGGGGTATGGCGCCACGCAATGAGCGAGGCGAAGAAAAACGAGCCTTCTGTTCCCGTCGATACCTGGATCTGCGGGCCGCTGTACATCGAGGCGCAGACCTTCGACGCCAGCGAGAATAACTTCGGCCGCCTGCTGCGATTCAAGACCACGGCGGGCCACTGGCGACAGTGGGCAATGCCTATGGAACTGCTGCGAAGCGACGGCGCGGATCTGCGTGGCGAACTGCTGGCGATGGGGCTGGATCTGGACCTGCAAAAACGGTACGAACTCACACGCTACTTGCAGCATCGGACGCCATCATCGAAGCGCGTGCGCTGTGCGTTACAAGTGGGTTGGTGTGGTGCCTCATTCGTGCTGCCGGATACCGC is part of the Pseudomonadales bacterium genome and harbors:
- a CDS encoding type II toxin-antitoxin system RelE/ParE family toxin; translated protein: MLDIIQSDTFRRWVAALTDQRAVARISARVRRLSEGNAGDVRPVGDGLSELRIDYGPGYRVYFMRRGPLVVVLLAGGDKRTQAADIKRARKIAQEWEG
- a CDS encoding toprim domain-containing protein; translation: MNTTAEITAAFRDAMHGAGITPPNRIEADGTLHRFHVEGDRRGSLNGYYLLHLDGRPAGGFGYWKSGTRATWTADGERLSDAERERTARLIEAARAKAQAERRAEHEARALEARREWSRTVAPDPAHPYLLTKGVRPHNLRLLGACLIVPLYDAYGLLWNVQRILPDGTKRFRPGRAGGLFSPIGDLVDPVRLLICEGWATGATLHEETGHPVLCAMNAGNLLPVARAARTAWPRAELVICADNDRHTAGNPGITKAREAAKATGARLIVPEFPDDAPGTDFNDLAALRRRERAA
- a CDS encoding helix-turn-helix domain-containing protein, giving the protein MNIDDTTAAAQRHRLLQALKRGPVTTLEARESLNVYHPAARVLELRDAGNRIVTAWVTAPDAWGRPHRVARYVLARLARTGRSVSP
- a CDS encoding AlpA family phage regulatory protein is translated as MTTTTTKKRTTAETPPATGAAIVRYADLHAIVGLSRAQISRLVRAGKFPLPVPLGPNSVGFLRSEIDAWLAERASPEYREHELNRRLEALELRRKAPQGKRKEAREPTA
- a CDS encoding putative addiction module antidote protein — protein: MAEKFTRWDPVDYLQTDEAAVLYLEACMDDDPGDGSLIRAALNDIARARGMTQLARDSGLSREGLYRALSAGGNPEFATIIRVVRALGIRLSAAPLEAKAATKQRKGAAG